CCTAAAGTTTTTTCAACTATTAATAATAAAACAAATACACCATTTATTGCCACATGGATATTTGGTATATCAGCTGGTTTATTAGGCGCTCTTTTTTCTATAGAAACATTGTCAGAGATGGTAAGTATAGGTACGTTATCAGCATTCATATTAGTATCTGTATCTATTTTGATTTTACGTAAGACATCACCTAATATAGAAAGGAAATTTAAATGCCCATTAGTACCAATAGTACCGATTCTATCCATTTTCTTCTGTGCATTTCTAATTTTGAATTTAGATATCACTACTTGGATTAGATTTGTGGTTTGGTTAATATTAGGATTTATAATTTACTTTAGTTTTTCAATTAGAAATTCAAAATTAAATGCTTAAGTGATAGTTTGCAACAAAAACACTTAATATTAAAAAGGGAGTTAATCCATGACACACGTGTATTAACTCCCTTAGTTATGCGCTTAATGAACAATTATTTTTATTATATTTTTAAGGATAAGAATGGCAATAATTATTATAATGCAGCTGGAAAGTTTATTAACGATAATGATATATTTTCCTGTCTTATCTATGGAACCTAGCATTTTACCTGCTACTGCTAAAAATATAAACCAAAGCCAAGAAACAGCAATCGTTGCCAAACTAAATAATACTTTGTCACCATGTGAATAGAGCGCAGCGTTCGTACCAATAACACCTATTGTATCCATGATGGCATGTGGATTTAGCAACGATACAGATAAGGCGAAACCAATTTGTTTTTTACTACTTAATGGATCGAAATGTTCTAAATTAGCGGGGACTTCGTGCAATAAAGACCATGCCATATAAAGTAAAAATATTAAGCCCACGATATAGACAATCAATTGTAAAATTGGAAATGATACTAGAACTACTGAGACGCCAAGGACAGCTAGACTAATGAGTAAAGTATCGGACAAACTAGCAGTAATAATAACGGGGGCAGCTTTTATTAAACTTTTATGATTAGCTCCTTGGTTAAATACAAATACATTTTGGGCACCCAAAGGTAATATCAAACCTAACGATAATAAAATTCCGTGAATAATAGGTTGTAGCATAAATCAATCGCTCCTATAATTTAATTTCTTCATTAAACCAACCACTTCAGTGCAACAAAGCGCAACTTTTACAATAGATAAAAGTCAAACTGACGTTAATGTTTGTACCTATGCTATAATAATTTTTACTTTACGTAACCATCCAGTTAAAAAATAAAAAACCAACCAGATGAGAGTTGATACTATGGCAAAACCAAAATATAAAATAATAATCGACGATATCGTAAATGATATACAAGAAGGAACGTTAGCGCCTAATGACAAATTACCTTCACAAAGATCGTTGGCACATAAATATGATGTAAACAGATCTACTGTAGTACAAGCATTAGATATATTGAAAAGTTATGGCATTATTGCGACATCAGAGAAAAAGGGAGTCTACATATCCAATCAAAGTTGGAATTCATTCATTTCTAATAATATGAAATGGCAAGACTTTATAGGTAATAACGCCTCT
The genomic region above belongs to Staphylococcus durrellii and contains:
- a CDS encoding LysE/ArgO family amino acid transporter → MLQPIIHGILLSLGLILPLGAQNVFVFNQGANHKSLIKAAPVIITASLSDTLLISLAVLGVSVVLVSFPILQLIVYIVGLIFLLYMAWSLLHEVPANLEHFDPLSSKKQIGFALSVSLLNPHAIMDTIGVIGTNAALYSHGDKVLFSLATIAVSWLWFIFLAVAGKMLGSIDKTGKYIIIVNKLSSCIIIIIAILILKNIIKIIVH